From a region of the Synechococcus sp. PCC 7502 genome:
- a CDS encoding transposase yields the protein MLNPYSSSLTDKEWEIIEPLLPKKKQTRPPTWTKRQILDGILYQLKNGCNWRDMPRDLPPFSTVYRYYKEWKDTGTFTAIMETLHSTAREQSKKIKMDNFNHH from the coding sequence ATGCTAAATCCATACTCAAGTAGCCTAACAGATAAAGAATGGGAAATTATAGAACCATTGCTCCCAAAGAAAAAGCAAACTAGACCGCCAACTTGGACAAAAAGACAAATTTTAGACGGCATACTCTACCAACTCAAAAACGGTTGTAATTGGCGAGATATGCCCCGAGACTTACCACCATTCTCTACAGTCTATCGATACTACAAGGAGTGGAAAGATACAGGTACATTTACTGCGATTATGGAAACCTTGCATTCAACAGCCCGTGAACAGTCAAAAAAAATCAAAATGGACAACTTTAATCATCATTGA
- a CDS encoding transposase, whose amino-acid sequence MNSQKKSKWTTLIIIDSQAVKNTCNASIESKGFCSYKATNGIKRHLAVDTLGFPFFTYLTRANVSDDQGLIEMLTINIDYFKSKPDDITLTTILLDSGYHIEKLIQELEKIYPEIMTKIRFEISPKVSKQQKAEKGLSGFVVVPTRWVIERSNAWVERCKILVKNFERTLVNATAKLNLCFIRLMLKRIATHEI is encoded by the coding sequence GTGAACAGTCAAAAAAAATCAAAATGGACAACTTTAATCATCATTGACTCACAAGCAGTGAAAAATACTTGTAATGCAAGTATAGAATCCAAGGGCTTCTGCTCCTACAAAGCAACTAACGGGATCAAAAGACATTTAGCCGTTGACACTCTGGGATTTCCTTTCTTTACCTATTTAACAAGAGCAAATGTATCAGATGACCAAGGACTGATTGAGATGTTAACGATTAACATTGATTACTTCAAATCGAAACCAGATGACATTACGCTAACTACGATATTGCTGGATAGTGGTTATCATATCGAGAAACTGATCCAAGAACTAGAGAAGATATATCCTGAGATTATGACTAAGATTAGGTTTGAAATTTCTCCTAAGGTATCAAAGCAACAGAAGGCAGAAAAAGGTCTGTCTGGGTTTGTAGTTGTGCCGACAAGGTGGGTAATTGAAAGGTCAAATGCTTGGGTTGAAAGATGCAAAATCTTAGTTAAGAACTTTGAGAGAACTCTCGTTAATGCTACAGCTAAACTCAATCTTTGCTTTATTCGTTTGATGCTAAAAAGAATTGCTACTCATG